One window of Atribacter laminatus genomic DNA carries:
- a CDS encoding uroporphyrinogen decarboxylase family protein, whose translation MMSKRMQERFSLSSLTKTLYEQGRRPIVPLIGYPGLQLTKTTIKQNQFNHIVQFQSLSRLYDRFQPDAMFFMMDLSVEASALGLAVRFPLEETPSVEHHPVKNHEDLKGFRKIDILGDGRVSVFIETLHHMRSAFPCPVGAYVIGPLTLAGLLIGANELALKSLIEPELFRETVEFSFHVVMKYVQALRDAGADMIMVLEPTAVIFGPEQFRHNLTSLYREMVGIFDDIEIILHVCGDSTHLLKVMADTGITGLSLDSMVNLKKAAEIVGPQVMLMGNLSPIEMLTANPNEVYIQTMKILENTKNHPPFVLSTGCDLPQDVPFENIDAFIKAGKDWRQEPILKKVKAN comes from the coding sequence ATGATGTCAAAAAGAATGCAGGAGCGTTTCTCTCTATCATCGCTAACCAAAACGCTTTATGAACAAGGAAGGCGACCAATTGTTCCTTTAATTGGTTATCCAGGTCTTCAATTAACTAAAACCACCATTAAACAGAATCAGTTTAATCATATCGTCCAATTTCAGTCACTTAGCCGACTTTATGATCGTTTTCAACCAGATGCTATGTTTTTTATGATGGATCTTTCCGTTGAAGCAAGTGCGCTGGGGTTAGCTGTCCGTTTCCCCTTGGAGGAAACTCCATCGGTTGAACATCATCCGGTAAAAAACCATGAAGACTTAAAAGGGTTTCGTAAAATAGATATTTTAGGTGATGGTCGAGTTTCAGTGTTTATTGAGACACTCCACCATATGCGGAGCGCATTCCCCTGCCCGGTTGGAGCCTATGTTATTGGACCACTTACTCTGGCAGGCTTACTTATTGGAGCTAATGAATTAGCGCTTAAAAGCCTCATTGAACCTGAGCTGTTTCGCGAAACTGTCGAATTTTCTTTCCATGTTGTAATGAAGTATGTACAAGCTCTCCGGGATGCTGGTGCCGATATGATTATGGTATTAGAACCAACAGCAGTCATTTTTGGACCGGAACAATTCCGTCACAATTTAACCAGTCTATATAGGGAAATGGTAGGGATTTTTGATGATATTGAAATTATTCTCCATGTTTGTGGAGATAGTACCCATTTATTAAAAGTAATGGCTGATACAGGTATTACCGGTTTGAGTTTAGACAGTATGGTTAATCTTAAAAAGGCAGCAGAAATTGTTGGGCCACAAGTGATGTTAATGGGCAATCTGAGCCCCATAGAAATGCTTACTGCCAACCCCAACGAGGTTTACATCCAAACCATGAAAATTTTAGAGAATACGAAAAACCATCCACCCTTTGTTCTCAGCACAGGATGCGATCTTCCTCAGGATGTTCCTTTTGAAAATATTGATGCCTTTATCAAAGCAGGAAAAGACTGGAGACAAGAACCCATTTTAAAGAAAGTAAAAGCCAATTAG